A segment of the Symmachiella macrocystis genome:
AAATACACGAAGGTCGCGATCACCAAGTAACACTACGATAGCGTTTCCATTCTGCTGATTCGCAATTCTTTGGATATGTTCGTAGTAGTGATTCTTAATCTCACCACGAAATGCTATCACACCAAAACCACCGATCGGCCTCGATAAGTAATATCCCATTTGTTGAAAATCGCTCGAATCCAATGTTTCATAATTTTTACATTCAAAAACCACCTGTGTTGCACCGTACCGGTTTCTCACCATATTCCAGAAACCAGCATGGGCGACATTTGCGGCAATCCAGTCTCGTCGTACCCTTCCCTTTTTTCCGGGGCTTTGCGGCTCAAGATTCGTAAGAACATGAAATAAACTATATTTAATTACCTGACCGACAACATCCTCGTATTCCGTCGCATGCTTTTCACCTTTGGGAAGGGTACTTAGCTCCTCAGCGAGCGAATCCAGTTTGTCTTGGTATTCCACAAGGTCAATCGAACCTGGTATATCTAGTAAGATCCCCACCTCTCGCAATGTTGCATCTTTCAGTTCGGTTAGCACGCTGTCTCGGAGTTGAAGAGCATCGTGGAACGTTGGGTGTATCTCAATTTGCGTATGATCATCAATTTTCGGCAATGCCTTTGCGCGTGCACCGTGCGAGCGGTAGACGATGTTCGCACTAGGATTTCGTATGCCGATGAAACCGATGTCAAATAATAGTCCAATGAAAGACTCCGGCGCAGAGTTTGCATAAATCCATTTTCCACAAGCAGTTTTTATCTGCTCGTCTGCAATTAGGGCAGCTATGATATCCCGGATAGCCGCAATTGTGTAACATGTAGTCAACCCAAAGAAACGGGCGAGAACGAGCTGAATCTGGTGGAAGTTCTCAGAATATTCGTCGCCAAGGTCTTTTAGTCGACTGTCAGAAAATTTCTTTTTTGCCTCGTGAAGATCCTCGATCTGAACTTGGTTGTGCCTGCGTGCCCTTGCTCCGTCAATTGCGTAGTCGACATACATGAGTACATCACGTGGACGATGTTGGCATTGCTCAAACACCCACTCGTACGAAGAGACACCGTTCTCTAATTCAAAAAAATGGTCCCATGTTGGACCGCCTAGAGGCGTTCTCGTGTTGAACGGCACAAGCAGGCGGCGCTCAACCAATTGCAAAAGGAGCTCACGAGTCCAGTCGAGTGAAACAATCCATGTTTCCAATCGAGCAAACTCGTTGTCTATCTCCCGAACTCTCTCGAAAATATTCTCTCGGCAGAACACCATTGTGCGAGCGAACGAGACTTCAATATTTAGTTGCACTGCGGCATGCATAAGCGCCATCAACATCACGATTGCTTTATCCGATCCATCCCAGTCCTCGTCAACTCTGTCTATTAGAATCCGGTGTTTTGCTATGCCCTCCGAGAGATTGCCCATCCCTAACGCAAGCGCTTTCACTCGCCTCAAATACTTCAACCATTCCTTTTCAGATTTCGACGCGTGTTCATACTCTTCAAGAATTGCGACCAACTTAAAGTCGAAGTCTTCCTCCTGTAATAAACGCGACTCACGTTTTACGTCCCCTACGAATTCATACTCGTTGACATCGCCATTTCGAATCCAAGCGGCGAGAAACTCAAGCAAGAGTGTTCGCTTAAATGCGTGTACGATGGACGTGAATGGGCGCTGTCGCGTGTCCTTAAACTTATCAATACCGTCCGGAAGATTAGCTGACGACAACGTTTGCGGGTGGATAATCGTCGCGCGCTTGTTTGACTCTACAAATCGAGTTATCGCCGTTTTTCCCGTACCTCGACGCCCAACGAAAAGACACTTTTCTCCGGTGGACTCCACAGCCTGTGCCATTGCAGGAGTGTTTACAAAAGCCCATTTATTTTCGAGCAAGGTGTCATACTCGGCGAACGAATGCCCAACCGAAACTCGTGTGAGCGCGTCTTTTGGCAGAACTGGCTGCGGTTTCTTGGAGGATTTTGCCATTCGAAAGCGGCCTCGACGAAAGGGTTGTAAAGTAGGGTGAAATGAGGGAGCGTTGCCTCGTAATTGCACTTCAGCACCTAAATGCCAACCATCTGTTCGCATATTTGGCCATGTGTGGACTTGGACGTCTGGTCAACAACGATTATGGACAACATCTCAGATCGGACGCAACCGTTACGGTGAATTGCCATGGCTCTCGACTGGGGACGGAAGTCACTGCGCCGTAGAAATAATGAGTTAGCCGTCGCGACGTTACCCAACCGCATGAATTGAGTGACCGATTTCCCATCGCAGTCGACGCCGCCCTGCGCGCGATCTGTTTGCGCTGCCTACAAAAATTACCAGCCGATCGTTACGCCTCCGCCGCTGCGTTAGCGCGTGCACTACAGGAACTGGGGCACGGCGACTAAGGGACTGTCGCTGACTTTCGCTTCGGATACTCGATCAATTTCTTCCAATGCACATAACAATTCGGCAGCGTGTTTTGTATTTCCATGACCCCCTCATGGGTAACGTCCGTTTTGGCCAATGACAGATACGACAAACTCGTTAGACCGTGCAGGTGCTTTAATCCCGCGTCGCTGATCCTGGTGTTTGTGAGTGAGAGATACTTCAGGTGTGGCAAAGCTTGGAGGTGTACCAAGCCCGCATCGGTGATCTGGGTGTTTTCGAGCGACAGTTCGCGGAGAGTGGTCAGATTACGCAGATGCTCGAGGCCGGTGTCGTCGGTTCTTGTGTTGTCCAAGCGGAGGTATTTGAGTTTCTTCAGCCCTCGCAAATGTCTTAAACCGTTGTTGCTGATGTACGCATTGTCGAGCGTCAGAAACTCCGCATTGGCGAGATCCTGGAGTTCTTCCAATCCTTTGTCACTCACGACCGCCCCGTCAAGCGAAAGGTCGCGGACGTTGGTCAAGCCTCGTAGTGGCGCTAAGTCGCCATCTTGAACCGTAGTGGCGTTGAGATTGACTTCCCAGACGCGCTCGTACGGTTTGAGTTTATCGTCGCCGATTTTATCCGGAATCCAGCCGGGCCGCTCGGTCTCGGTTTGCGTCTTTCCCCCCAGATCTTCAATCGCGGCAATCGCCCGTTGATTTTGAAAGTGCGGCCACCAGACGATCAGAAATCCGCCGACGACAATCACAATCACAGCCACGATCAGCAGCGTACCGGTCCGTGGAAAACGATTCTTTGCGTGAGGTATCTCAGCCATCGTGAACGCTCCTTAATGTCTGCCCGCGATTGTACCATGCGAGACACGGATTGAAATATCATCCGCACAGCGACCGAAAGATTCGAGCAGCGCCGCATCCAATCATCAACCCCCTCAAGCCTGTCCCCGCAAGCCTCAAGCCTATCTAAGCCCTACGCTTGTCCGCCCGCCGCAATGGGCGATAGGATGAGCGCGGCAGGCTGATTGCCCGGTGACTGATTTCATCAGTCACTGATATCAGCGGCGTTGAAATTGAGTGCGAGAAATAATTGGGGCGAGTGCTACGATGAGTTACGAAGTCGAATTGAAATTCCCCGTGGCCGATCCGCAGGGGCCGTTGTCGAAATTGCTGGAACTGGGCGCCGTCAAGCAGCGCAGCATCGAGCAGCGGGATACGTACTTCGCCCATCCGCAACGCTCCTTTGCCGAGTCGAATGAAGCCTTGCGAATTCGTCAGGTGGGGGATGAAAATCGCATCACCTACAAAGGGCCGATCATCGATCAAGAAACCAAGATGCGACGCGAAATCGAACTCCCCTTCCAAACCGGTGCAGCGGCGGGGCAGAGTCTGCGGGAACTTTTGGAGATCCTCGGATTTACCCCCGTGCACTCTGTGGTCAAAACGCGGGAGACCTATGCTCTCACCTGGCAGGACCGAGATTGCGAAATCTGTGTCGACCACATCGAAGCCCTGGGCACCTTTATGGAAGTGGAAACATTGGCCGAAGAAGCTGCGCTGGGCGACGCCAAAGAGACCATCTTGAAATTAGCAGCACAGTTGGGCTTGAGCGCCCCGGAACGAAGGTCGTACCTCACG
Coding sequences within it:
- the cyaB gene encoding class IV adenylate cyclase, with the translated sequence MSYEVELKFPVADPQGPLSKLLELGAVKQRSIEQRDTYFAHPQRSFAESNEALRIRQVGDENRITYKGPIIDQETKMRREIELPFQTGAAAGQSLRELLEILGFTPVHSVVKTRETYALTWQDRDCEICVDHIEALGTFMEVETLAEEAALGDAKETILKLAAQLGLSAPERRSYLTMLLEQKGIPRE
- a CDS encoding leucine-rich repeat domain-containing protein; amino-acid sequence: MAEIPHAKNRFPRTGTLLIVAVIVIVVGGFLIVWWPHFQNQRAIAAIEDLGGKTQTETERPGWIPDKIGDDKLKPYERVWEVNLNATTVQDGDLAPLRGLTNVRDLSLDGAVVSDKGLEELQDLANAEFLTLDNAYISNNGLRHLRGLKKLKYLRLDNTRTDDTGLEHLRNLTTLRELSLENTQITDAGLVHLQALPHLKYLSLTNTRISDAGLKHLHGLTSLSYLSLAKTDVTHEGVMEIQNTLPNCYVHWKKLIEYPKRKSATVP
- a CDS encoding P-loop ATPase, Sll1717 family, whose product is MAKSSKKPQPVLPKDALTRVSVGHSFAEYDTLLENKWAFVNTPAMAQAVESTGEKCLFVGRRGTGKTAITRFVESNKRATIIHPQTLSSANLPDGIDKFKDTRQRPFTSIVHAFKRTLLLEFLAAWIRNGDVNEYEFVGDVKRESRLLQEEDFDFKLVAILEEYEHASKSEKEWLKYLRRVKALALGMGNLSEGIAKHRILIDRVDEDWDGSDKAIVMLMALMHAAVQLNIEVSFARTMVFCRENIFERVREIDNEFARLETWIVSLDWTRELLLQLVERRLLVPFNTRTPLGGPTWDHFFELENGVSSYEWVFEQCQHRPRDVLMYVDYAIDGARARRHNQVQIEDLHEAKKKFSDSRLKDLGDEYSENFHQIQLVLARFFGLTTCYTIAAIRDIIAALIADEQIKTACGKWIYANSAPESFIGLLFDIGFIGIRNPSANIVYRSHGARAKALPKIDDHTQIEIHPTFHDALQLRDSVLTELKDATLREVGILLDIPGSIDLVEYQDKLDSLAEELSTLPKGEKHATEYEDVVGQVIKYSLFHVLTNLEPQSPGKKGRVRRDWIAANVAHAGFWNMVRNRYGATQVVFECKNYETLDSSDFQQMGYYLSRPIGGFGVIAFRGEIKNHYYEHIQRIANQQNGNAIVVLLGDRDLRVFIRQARNGGVKDGHIQDIYDKTVRKIS